A window from Cryptomeria japonica chromosome 1, Sugi_1.0, whole genome shotgun sequence encodes these proteins:
- the LOC131069103 gene encoding RING-H2 finger protein ATL52, protein MSYPSIPTAPNDYPPFFTLTPPPPTLPTRQSDPNFSPLIIALIGILASAFLLVSYYTVISKYCTKWEVLRPRRRSDQETDPFPVTEDSWPVMNNGLEESVIRSIPVFKYKAGDGFVDDTECAVCLSEFQENETLRLLPKCTHAFHVPCIDMWLSSHSNCPLCRANIVSPAVSPIQETVTEENSDSTVDSPSREASENETVRESSEEESAQEMGLEAPPSLMAISHIRAESDFIIKYGRNDSLSQSSKLHLSEIQQHQAMKRSYSVDSCQKLPVLITDLLAIHLALEDGKLKGFSSANDGGVGVSSSVDLEDGNSRTFCSVEEAQVGASSSVQSSSPALEHNMATEMSCASLKALNKQYGGDRNKSTMKRSFSGGKFFFFRNSRGRNTPILPT, encoded by the exons ATGAGTTATCCTTCCATCCCCACTGCACCAAATGACTATCCGCCTTTCTTCACCCTTACTCCACCTCCTCCAACTCTGCCGACAAGGCAATCAGATcctaacttctctcctctgattATAGCCCTGATAGGAATCCTAGCCAGCGCCTTCTTGCTGGTAAGTTACTACACTGTAATATCCAAATATTGCACAAAGTGGGAGGTACTCAGACCCAGAAGACGAAGCGATCAAGAGACTGATCCTTTTCCTGTGACTGAAGATTCATGGCCTGTCATGAACAATGGCCTTGAGGAGTCTGTCATTAGATCCATACCTGTTTTCAAATATAAGGCAGGGGATGGATTTGTTGATGACACTGAATGTGCAGTCTGCTTAAGTGAATTTCAGGAAAATGAAACCCTCAGGCTTCTTCCCAAATGCACTCATGCCTTCCATGTTCCTTGCATTGATATGTGGCTCAGTTCTCATTCAAATTGCCCTCTTTGCCGTGCTAATATTGTAAGCCCTGCAGTTTCCCCAATACAAGAAACTGTTACTGAAGAGAATTCTGATTCGACAGTTGACTCTCCATCTCGGGAAGCTTCAGAAAATGAAACTGTTAGAGAAAGCTCAGAAGAAGAATCAGCACAGGAAATGGGCCTTGAGGCTCCTCCTTCTCTGATGGCCATTTCACATATACGAGCAGAGAGTGATTTCATTATCAAATATGGAAGAAATGACAGCCTCTCTCAATCTAGCAAACTTCATCTATCTG AAATCCAGCAGCATCAAGCAATGAAGAGGTCCTATTCTGTGGATTCATGCCAAAAACTCCCTGTATTAATCACCGATCTTCTTGCAATTCATCTGGCCCTGGAAGATGGAAAGTTGAAGGGGTTTTCCAGTGCAAATGATGGAGGGGTTGGGGTTTCAAGCAGTGTTGACCTTGAAGATGGAAATTCAAGAACCTTTTGCAGTGTGGAAGAAGCACAAGTTGGTGCTTCATCCAGTGTGCAATCTTCCAGTCCAGCACTGGAACACAATATGGCTACAGAGATGTCTTGTGCATCTTTAAAGGCCTTGAACAAGCAATATGGTGGTGATAGAAACAAATCAACCATGAAGAGATCCTTCTCTGGGGGAAAATTCTTCTTTTTCAGAAACAGCAGGGGAAGGAATACTCCCATCCTTCCCACATGA